A window of the Gemmatimonadaceae bacterium genome harbors these coding sequences:
- a CDS encoding lipocalin family protein: MRTLLRCSAIALSLTACVASTAPTHLSTPPADIVGTWSLKTVNGDSLPYTLSTTLGTTEKWLDEALILNSDGSTVQQGDVSYTSGAAVNTQNYLSAGTFTVTGSNITFEFGGGGSSATGSYSGNTLHMTAQGMALVYLRQ, encoded by the coding sequence ATGCGAACGCTCCTCCGCTGCTCCGCGATTGCGCTGTCGTTGACCGCGTGTGTCGCGAGCACGGCCCCCACGCATTTGTCGACCCCGCCGGCAGACATCGTGGGCACCTGGAGTCTCAAGACGGTCAACGGTGACAGCCTGCCATATACGCTTTCGACCACTCTGGGCACCACCGAGAAGTGGTTGGACGAGGCCCTCATCCTCAACTCCGACGGCAGCACGGTGCAGCAGGGCGATGTGAGCTACACCAGCGGCGCCGCCGTCAACACGCAGAATTATCTCAGCGCGGGCACGTTCACGGTGACCGGATCGAACATCACCTTCGAGTTCGGCGGGGGCGGCTCCTCAGCCACGGGGTCGTACAGCGGGAATACGCTCCACATGACGGCGCAGGGAATGGCCCTGGTCTACCTGCGCCAGTAA
- a CDS encoding protein kinase, whose amino-acid sequence MTEIGEALQLTLGPTYAVERELGGGGMSRVFVAFDQTLGRRVAVKVVSPELAASVNLERFTREILVAATLQNPHIVGVLTTGEVDGLPYFTMPFIEGESLRALMAKTGPMPVRDAITILRDVARALAYAHERGIVHRDIKPDNVLLASGSAMVTDFGVAKAVLSSRRTPTPTWTTEHDAGFLTQVGTTVGTPAYMAPEQIAADPNVDGRADIYSFGVMAYEMLAGGPPFASLTPQALLTAHLTKAPRALGEVRAGLPPRLVQLIMRCLEKDRDKRPQSAREIVDALDDPAVVSDGTVSTLAIPRHQHRRRLVGFALGAVVLGAAGTAAIFTMRHHPVATRAAAPVRDTSQTRSVLVVPFVNLGVDSTDEPLALGITSELLSALTRIPGLRVASWPAGAAGGNQYPTEEELGQKYKVGYVLEGTVQKDGTKLRITARLVSTSTGFSVWADVFDRTIGDVFAVQQDISSSIVQALEPQLTPPPELLAERGTMDDTAYEYYTRANGFISRRGAQSLRRAIYTLSAAVRRDSLFAKAYAATARAYSLLPLDDATAGDTAVVRGIAAATRAIAIDSTLSDAYTARAALYCASFRWADAEHDYRHALALNPRDAATRKGYGEFLLVQGRVRAGTGELRRALALDPTSASTAAAYAVALGISGDTAAAVDTARHAMALDSTGFVTRLALGSVLIFSGRADAALQPLEAASALGTPRNPTSSAVSAMLAYAYARVGDTQQAHAIAQAAATTKSPDAALILAHAALGAGDTTRALAALATAAAQHAPQLSAQPLAEPIFNRIRGSAKFAAALRTLGLPDSITVAPVR is encoded by the coding sequence ATGACCGAGATTGGCGAAGCGCTACAACTGACGCTGGGTCCCACCTACGCCGTCGAGCGCGAGTTGGGCGGTGGTGGGATGTCGCGCGTGTTCGTGGCGTTCGACCAGACGCTGGGCCGCCGCGTGGCGGTCAAGGTCGTGTCGCCCGAGCTCGCGGCGTCAGTCAATCTCGAGCGCTTCACGCGCGAGATCCTGGTGGCTGCGACGCTGCAGAACCCCCACATCGTGGGAGTGCTCACGACGGGCGAGGTGGACGGCCTGCCGTACTTCACGATGCCGTTCATCGAGGGCGAGTCGCTGCGCGCCCTGATGGCCAAGACGGGACCGATGCCGGTGCGCGATGCCATCACGATCCTGCGCGACGTGGCGCGCGCGCTGGCCTACGCGCACGAACGCGGCATCGTGCACCGCGACATCAAGCCCGACAACGTGCTGCTGGCGTCGGGTTCGGCCATGGTCACGGACTTCGGCGTCGCCAAGGCGGTGCTGTCGTCGCGACGCACCCCCACGCCCACCTGGACCACGGAGCACGACGCGGGGTTTCTCACGCAGGTGGGCACCACGGTGGGCACGCCCGCCTACATGGCGCCCGAGCAGATCGCCGCTGATCCGAACGTGGACGGGCGCGCCGACATCTACTCGTTCGGCGTGATGGCATACGAGATGCTCGCCGGGGGTCCGCCCTTCGCGTCGCTCACTCCGCAGGCCCTGCTCACCGCCCACCTCACCAAGGCGCCGCGGGCCCTTGGCGAGGTTCGGGCCGGGCTGCCGCCGCGCCTTGTCCAGCTCATCATGCGCTGCCTGGAGAAGGACCGCGACAAGCGCCCCCAGTCGGCGCGCGAGATCGTCGACGCGCTCGACGATCCTGCGGTGGTGAGCGACGGCACCGTGTCCACGCTCGCCATTCCGCGGCACCAACATCGCCGCCGGCTCGTGGGGTTCGCGCTGGGGGCGGTCGTGCTCGGGGCGGCCGGCACGGCCGCCATCTTCACCATGCGCCATCACCCCGTCGCCACCAGGGCCGCCGCTCCGGTGCGCGATACGTCGCAGACGCGCTCCGTGCTCGTGGTGCCGTTCGTCAACCTCGGCGTGGACTCCACCGACGAACCTCTCGCGCTCGGCATCACCAGCGAGCTGCTGAGCGCGCTCACCCGCATTCCCGGACTGCGCGTGGCGTCGTGGCCGGCGGGCGCGGCGGGAGGCAACCAGTATCCCACCGAGGAGGAACTGGGCCAGAAATACAAGGTGGGCTACGTGCTCGAGGGCACCGTGCAGAAGGACGGCACGAAGCTCCGCATCACGGCACGCCTGGTGAGCACGTCCACCGGGTTTTCCGTTTGGGCGGACGTGTTCGACCGCACCATCGGCGACGTGTTCGCCGTTCAGCAGGACATCTCGTCGTCCATCGTTCAAGCGCTCGAACCGCAACTCACCCCGCCGCCCGAACTCCTCGCCGAGCGCGGCACCATGGACGACACCGCATATGAGTACTATACCCGTGCCAACGGGTTCATCAGCCGGCGGGGAGCACAGTCGCTACGGCGGGCCATCTATACGCTGAGCGCCGCCGTGCGCCGCGATTCGTTGTTCGCCAAGGCCTACGCGGCCACGGCACGCGCCTACTCGCTGCTGCCGCTCGACGACGCCACCGCCGGGGACACCGCGGTGGTGCGCGGCATCGCCGCCGCCACCCGCGCCATCGCCATCGACAGCACGCTGTCCGACGCCTACACGGCGCGGGCGGCGCTGTATTGCGCAAGCTTCCGCTGGGCCGACGCCGAGCACGACTACCGGCACGCGCTGGCCCTCAATCCGCGCGACGCGGCCACGCGAAAGGGCTATGGCGAGTTCCTGCTCGTCCAGGGCCGGGTGCGCGCGGGCACGGGCGAGTTGCGCCGGGCCCTGGCCCTCGATCCGACGTCCGCGTCCACCGCGGCGGCGTACGCCGTGGCGCTGGGCATCTCCGGCGACACCGCCGCGGCGGTCGACACGGCGCGCCACGCCATGGCGCTCGATTCCACGGGCTTCGTCACGCGTCTCGCGCTGGGAAGCGTGCTCATCTTTTCAGGCCGCGCCGACGCCGCCCTCCAGCCGCTAGAGGCCGCCAGCGCGCTCGGCACCCCGCGCAACCCCACGTCGAGCGCCGTGTCGGCGATGCTCGCCTACGCCTACGCCCGCGTGGGCGACACCCAGCAGGCGCACGCGATCGCCCAGGCCGCCGCCACTACCAAGAGCCCTGACGCCGCGCTGATCCTCGCTCACGCCGCGCTCGGTGCTGGTGACACCACCCGCGCGCTCGCCGCGCTGGCCACGGCGGCGGCGCAGCATGCGCCCCAACTCTCCGCCCAGCCGCTTGCCGAGCCGATCTTCAATCGCATACGCGGCTCTGCCAAGTTCGCGGCCGCGTTGCGCACGCTCGGCCTGCCCGATTCCATCACCGTCGCCCCGGTTCGCTAG
- a CDS encoding acetate--CoA ligase family protein: MTPIEIPMAQAPARPESRVGDRGPLAPILAPRSIAVVGASRSPGTIGHQLLTNLIAEGFTGAVHPVNPNARAVCSVASAPSVSALPEPPDLAIVCVPKEAVVDVADECGAMGVRGLVVISAGFREVGAEGAARERALLEQVRRHGMRMIGPNCMGVINTHPSVSMNATFAPSMPPAGHAAFVSQSGALGVSVLDYAREYGIGIAQFASIGNKADVSGNDLLEHWEHDDNVRVILMYVENFGNPRRFLDIATRITRQKPIVVVKSGRSRAGARAAWSHTGALAASDTAVDALLGQAGVLRAGSVEELFDMAMALGVTALPASRRTAVVTNAGGPGILAADALDAAGLDVVDLSPATVERLRPMFPPEASVRNPLDMIASATPEGYRAAVSALLDDPNVDAVVPIFIPPLNTEQEAVAEAIAAAARTNRAKPVLTVLMGRRGLPEGRAELHAAGIPAYVFPESAARALGALNRYREWTVQPPDVMAPLEVDRAAATAIVERALGEGRQQLTELEALHLLSAYGVPTAPAQLALGAEASAAAAEALGFPVVLKIVAPEIVHKSDVGGVRVGLRSASEVRAAHDDLISTVAERVPGAHVTGVLVQRQMSGGRETIAGVVRDPSFGPLVMFGLGGVFVEALRDVVFRMPPLGPRTAHDMVRAIRGLGILTGARGSAPADLAAIADALRRVGQLALDQPQLAELDVNPLVAFERGVVALDARVRLAAPGPPAP, encoded by the coding sequence GTGACGCCCATTGAGATCCCCATGGCGCAGGCCCCGGCGCGGCCGGAATCGCGTGTCGGCGACCGCGGCCCGCTGGCGCCCATTCTCGCGCCACGCAGCATCGCCGTGGTCGGCGCGTCGCGCAGCCCGGGGACGATCGGTCATCAACTGCTGACCAATCTCATCGCCGAAGGGTTCACCGGGGCGGTCCATCCCGTGAACCCCAACGCCCGGGCCGTGTGTTCCGTGGCTTCGGCGCCCTCGGTGTCGGCACTTCCCGAGCCGCCGGACCTGGCCATCGTGTGCGTGCCCAAGGAGGCCGTGGTCGACGTGGCCGACGAATGCGGCGCCATGGGGGTGCGCGGCCTGGTCGTGATCTCGGCCGGGTTCCGCGAGGTGGGCGCCGAGGGCGCGGCGCGTGAGCGCGCGCTGCTGGAACAGGTGCGCCGCCACGGCATGCGCATGATCGGCCCGAACTGCATGGGCGTGATCAACACGCATCCCAGCGTGTCGATGAACGCCACCTTCGCGCCGAGTATGCCGCCGGCCGGACACGCCGCGTTCGTGTCGCAGTCGGGCGCGTTGGGGGTGAGCGTGCTGGACTACGCGCGCGAGTATGGCATCGGCATTGCCCAGTTCGCGTCGATTGGGAACAAGGCCGACGTGAGCGGCAACGACCTGCTCGAGCATTGGGAGCACGACGACAACGTGCGCGTGATCCTGATGTACGTGGAGAACTTCGGCAATCCGCGCCGCTTTCTCGATATCGCCACGCGCATCACGCGGCAAAAGCCGATCGTCGTCGTCAAATCGGGACGGTCGCGGGCGGGCGCGCGGGCGGCCTGGTCGCATACCGGCGCCCTGGCGGCGAGCGACACCGCAGTGGACGCGCTGCTCGGCCAGGCCGGCGTGCTCCGGGCCGGGTCGGTGGAGGAGTTGTTCGACATGGCGATGGCGCTTGGCGTCACGGCGCTGCCCGCGTCGCGGCGCACCGCCGTGGTCACCAACGCCGGCGGCCCGGGCATTCTCGCCGCCGACGCCCTCGATGCCGCAGGGCTCGACGTCGTGGACCTGAGCCCGGCCACGGTGGAACGCCTGCGGCCAATGTTCCCGCCCGAGGCGTCGGTGCGCAACCCGCTCGACATGATCGCGTCGGCCACGCCGGAAGGCTATCGCGCGGCGGTCTCGGCGCTGCTCGACGATCCCAACGTGGATGCCGTGGTGCCGATCTTCATTCCCCCGCTCAACACGGAACAGGAAGCGGTGGCCGAGGCGATCGCCGCGGCGGCGCGCACCAACCGCGCCAAGCCGGTGCTCACGGTGTTGATGGGCCGCCGCGGGCTACCCGAAGGACGCGCCGAGCTGCACGCTGCCGGAATCCCGGCATACGTGTTTCCTGAATCTGCTGCGCGGGCACTCGGCGCGCTCAATCGCTATCGCGAATGGACCGTGCAGCCGCCCGACGTGATGGCTCCCCTGGAGGTCGATCGCGCGGCGGCGACGGCGATCGTCGAACGGGCGCTTGGCGAGGGCCGCCAGCAGCTCACCGAACTCGAGGCGCTCCACCTGCTCAGCGCGTACGGCGTGCCCACGGCACCGGCGCAACTGGCGCTCGGTGCCGAAGCGTCCGCCGCGGCAGCGGAGGCCCTGGGATTTCCGGTCGTGCTCAAGATCGTGGCACCCGAGATCGTACATAAGAGCGACGTGGGCGGCGTACGTGTGGGCCTCCGCTCGGCGAGCGAGGTGCGCGCGGCCCACGACGATCTCATCTCGACCGTGGCCGAACGCGTGCCCGGGGCGCACGTCACCGGCGTCCTGGTGCAGCGCCAGATGAGCGGCGGTCGTGAGACGATCGCCGGTGTGGTGCGCGACCCAAGCTTCGGCCCGCTCGTGATGTTCGGGTTGGGCGGCGTGTTCGTCGAGGCGCTGCGCGACGTGGTGTTCCGCATGCCGCCGCTCGGCCCGCGCACCGCCCACGACATGGTACGCGCTATTCGAGGGCTCGGCATCCTCACCGGGGCGCGCGGCAGCGCGCCGGCGGACCTCGCCGCCATCGCCGACGCGCTCCGGCGCGTGGGACAACTGGCGCTGGACCAACCACAACTCGCCGAACTCGACGTCAATCCGCTGGTCGCGTTCGAGCGGGGCGTGGTAGCCCTCGACGCCCGGGTGCGACTGGCGGCCCCGGGCCCGCCGGCGCCCTGA
- a CDS encoding CopD family protein, translating to MNLTDPLRELLGFLGTYLSLGVVGLRYGVLGPALGRAPDDRVRDTLFRDAGRRASAVGLAGALLATGLTLAGAIHFATARSLPLVEVLEAGQAEGAVRLVCYAVAIVGFAVVIVGLPSGWPLAAVGAIGGALVNVLTLRWATMVNPVHVFAGSIWIGTLFVLLTIAIPTVLAGTQTGGDKARTVADMVNAFSPMALTAVSVLVLSGVVTAVRHLKFVAALWTTSYGITLVLKLCVVAVVLAFGAWNWRRVKPTLGTPEGSDRIRRSATFELAFASLVLIITSVLVSLPSPRLPK from the coding sequence ATGAACCTGACCGATCCGCTCCGCGAATTGCTCGGCTTTCTCGGTACGTACCTGTCCCTCGGCGTCGTGGGCCTCCGCTACGGCGTCCTCGGCCCGGCATTGGGCCGCGCCCCCGACGATCGCGTACGCGACACCCTGTTCCGTGATGCCGGCCGGCGTGCGTCGGCCGTTGGGCTCGCAGGCGCCCTGCTCGCCACCGGGCTCACGCTCGCCGGCGCCATCCACTTCGCCACCGCGCGTAGTCTGCCCCTTGTCGAAGTACTCGAGGCGGGCCAAGCCGAGGGCGCGGTGCGCCTGGTGTGTTACGCCGTGGCCATCGTGGGGTTCGCGGTCGTGATCGTCGGACTGCCGTCGGGGTGGCCGCTGGCGGCGGTCGGCGCCATAGGGGGCGCGCTGGTCAACGTGCTGACCCTGCGCTGGGCCACGATGGTGAATCCGGTGCACGTGTTCGCCGGCTCGATCTGGATCGGTACGCTGTTCGTGCTCTTGACGATCGCCATTCCTACCGTGCTCGCCGGCACGCAGACCGGCGGTGACAAGGCACGAACGGTGGCCGACATGGTGAACGCCTTCTCGCCCATGGCGCTCACAGCCGTCTCGGTCCTCGTGCTGTCAGGCGTGGTCACGGCGGTGCGCCATCTCAAGTTCGTGGCGGCCCTCTGGACCACTTCCTACGGCATCACGCTGGTGCTCAAGCTTTGCGTCGTGGCCGTGGTGTTGGCATTCGGCGCGTGGAACTGGCGCCGCGTGAAGCCCACGCTGGGCACCCCAGAGGGGTCGGACCGGATCCGCCGGTCGGCGACGTTCGAGTTGGCGTTCGCCAGTCTGGTGCTCATCATCACGTCGGTGCTGGTGAGCCTGCCGTCGCCCCGGTTGCCCAAGTAG
- a CDS encoding PaaI family thioesterase → MSAAPPDPAFAERIRASFARQRFMATLGASLHTVAPGEVAIALPFAAGITQQHGFLHAGAVAAVIDSACGYAALTLMPPDAAVLSVEFKVNLLAPAAGHHFVAIGRVRRAGRTITVCEGELRAFATGHEVDGTLVALMQGTMMTVRDRPGLTD, encoded by the coding sequence GTGAGCGCCGCGCCGCCGGATCCGGCATTTGCCGAGCGGATACGCGCGAGTTTCGCCCGGCAGCGGTTCATGGCCACGCTCGGCGCGTCGCTCCACACCGTCGCGCCGGGCGAGGTCGCGATCGCGCTGCCCTTCGCCGCCGGCATCACGCAGCAGCACGGCTTCCTGCACGCTGGCGCCGTGGCGGCCGTCATCGACTCGGCGTGCGGCTATGCCGCCCTCACCCTCATGCCGCCGGACGCCGCGGTGCTCAGCGTGGAGTTCAAGGTGAACCTGCTCGCCCCGGCGGCCGGCCACCATTTCGTGGCCATCGGCCGCGTGCGCAGAGCGGGCCGCACGATCACCGTCTGCGAGGGCGAGCTACGGGCCTTCGCCACCGGCCACGAGGTTGACGGAACCCTGGTGGCGCTGATGCAGGGAACGATGATGACCGTGCGCGACCGGCCGGGCCTCACCGACTAG
- a CDS encoding DinB family protein, whose translation MTTAELIGAMLTRDLRALQREIAAYGAEADLWRLTPSIPNSAGTLALHVAGNIRYYVGAVLGGSGYVRDRSAEFTDREVPRAELQRRLDAAIADVGATLSRLTDAQMAETYPETVAGNHVATADWLIHLAVHLTYHLGQIDYHRRFLTGDATSIGAVSAADLRSATPAA comes from the coding sequence ATGACCACGGCAGAACTGATCGGGGCAATGCTCACGCGCGATCTGCGCGCCCTGCAACGCGAGATAGCGGCATATGGTGCGGAAGCCGACCTCTGGCGCCTCACTCCATCCATTCCGAACTCGGCGGGCACCCTGGCGCTGCACGTGGCCGGCAACATTCGCTATTACGTGGGGGCCGTCCTCGGCGGCTCGGGATACGTGCGCGACCGCAGCGCCGAGTTCACCGACCGCGAGGTTCCACGTGCGGAATTGCAGCGCCGGCTCGACGCGGCCATCGCCGATGTCGGCGCCACGCTGTCGCGGCTCACCGACGCCCAGATGGCGGAGACCTATCCCGAGACGGTGGCTGGCAACCACGTGGCGACGGCGGACTGGCTCATCCACCTGGCCGTGCACCTCACGTATCATCTGGGGCAGATCGACTACCACCGCCGGTTCCTGACCGGCGACGCCACGTCGATCGGCGCGGTCTCGGCGGCCGATCTCCGGTCGGCGACGCCGGCGGCCTGA
- a CDS encoding (4Fe-4S)-binding protein: protein MSTDDRAPVGGRAAEGNRDYVGDGIVVHWNPVICQHSGVCARTLGRVFRPRARPWVQVDQADADTIADAVDHCPSGALSYTRIERRST from the coding sequence ATGTCGACTGATGATCGAGCGCCGGTCGGCGGCCGCGCCGCTGAAGGGAACCGCGACTACGTGGGCGACGGCATCGTCGTGCACTGGAATCCGGTCATCTGCCAGCACTCGGGAGTCTGCGCGCGTACGTTGGGGCGGGTGTTCCGCCCGCGCGCGCGGCCGTGGGTACAGGTGGACCAAGCGGACGCCGACACGATTGCCGACGCGGTCGATCACTGCCCGAGCGGGGCGCTCAGCTACACGCGGATCGAGCGCCGCTCTACTTGA
- the rpiB gene encoding ribose 5-phosphate isomerase B — protein MIVAIGTDHGGFGLKERVVRAVATLGHEVHDCGAAKLDPGDDYPDFARLVAGAIIDGRAERGVLICGSGVGISVAANRFPGVRAAICHDTYSARQGVEDDAMNVLCLGGRVIGPELAAELVAAFLGARFKGFDRYERRLKKVQRFESGRPVK, from the coding sequence ATGATCGTCGCGATCGGCACCGACCACGGGGGGTTCGGCCTCAAGGAACGCGTGGTACGCGCGGTGGCCACTCTGGGCCACGAGGTGCACGATTGCGGGGCCGCGAAGCTCGATCCCGGTGACGACTACCCGGACTTTGCCAGGCTCGTGGCGGGCGCGATCATCGATGGCCGCGCCGAACGCGGCGTCCTGATCTGCGGCAGCGGCGTGGGGATCTCGGTGGCGGCCAACCGCTTTCCCGGCGTGCGCGCCGCGATCTGCCACGACACGTATTCGGCGCGCCAGGGGGTGGAGGACGACGCTATGAACGTGCTGTGCCTGGGCGGCCGTGTGATCGGCCCCGAACTGGCCGCCGAGCTGGTGGCGGCGTTCCTCGGCGCGCGGTTCAAGGGATTCGATCGCTACGAACGCCGGCTCAAGAAGGTGCAGCGCTTCGAATCAGGACGCCCGGTCAAGTAG
- a CDS encoding LysM peptidoglycan-binding domain-containing protein — MAPAAARALVPTGVADSTRAAADSGAVSDSDVANCATSVFGDSAAQADSARPSWDIDVRSYETRERVQRYIAVFTGPAKDHITQQLERGTRYEGMIREQFRAAGLPEDMYYLGLIESGYDPNAYSSAAAVGMWQFMAGTARGEGLRVDWWIDERRDPVKSTAAAAKFIKGLRDQFGSLYLAAAAYDGGPGRIQRGLTRYADALQDTEGDDLYFALSDKDYLRAETREYVPRLIAAALVAKDPKRYGLDIQPESAFVYDSVRVGPTTPLAAIAAASGTTVAALQELNPQILRGMAPPDDSIDVRIPVGTAARFDTSFAALSPSERIGARTVRAKSGEYASTVARKYRITVHQLEEFNPHLRRYKSGHLVPGQSVLVPTRAVADAARAVPNPSIELYGLAGGVHVVRKGETLGGLAAKYHTTVAHIKALNRLRHDTIRIGQKLRISR, encoded by the coding sequence ATGGCACCGGCGGCCGCGCGGGCGCTGGTGCCCACGGGCGTCGCCGATTCCACCCGCGCCGCGGCCGATTCGGGCGCGGTGAGCGACAGCGACGTCGCCAACTGCGCGACGAGCGTGTTCGGTGATTCCGCCGCCCAGGCCGATTCGGCGCGTCCCAGCTGGGACATCGATGTGCGGTCGTACGAGACCCGCGAGCGCGTCCAACGCTACATCGCGGTGTTCACGGGTCCGGCCAAGGATCACATTACGCAGCAACTCGAGCGCGGGACTCGCTACGAAGGCATGATCCGCGAACAATTCCGCGCTGCCGGCCTCCCCGAGGACATGTACTACCTGGGCCTGATCGAGAGCGGCTACGACCCCAACGCGTACTCGAGCGCCGCGGCCGTGGGCATGTGGCAATTCATGGCGGGCACGGCGCGTGGCGAAGGGCTGCGAGTGGATTGGTGGATCGACGAGCGCCGCGACCCCGTCAAGTCCACCGCGGCGGCCGCCAAGTTCATCAAGGGACTCCGCGACCAGTTCGGCTCGCTCTATCTGGCCGCCGCCGCATACGACGGCGGTCCGGGCCGGATCCAGCGCGGGCTCACCCGCTACGCCGACGCACTGCAGGACACGGAGGGCGACGACCTGTACTTCGCACTCTCCGACAAGGACTACCTGCGCGCCGAAACGCGCGAGTACGTGCCGCGCCTGATCGCCGCCGCGCTCGTGGCCAAAGATCCCAAGCGCTACGGGCTCGACATCCAGCCCGAGTCGGCGTTCGTGTACGACTCGGTGCGCGTGGGCCCGACCACGCCGCTCGCCGCCATTGCGGCCGCCAGCGGCACCACCGTAGCGGCGCTCCAAGAACTCAACCCCCAGATCCTGCGGGGCATGGCGCCCCCCGACGACTCGATCGACGTGCGAATCCCCGTGGGCACAGCGGCACGGTTCGACACCAGTTTCGCGGCGCTCTCCCCGTCCGAACGCATCGGGGCCCGCACCGTCCGCGCAAAGTCGGGCGAGTACGCCTCGACCGTCGCGCGCAAGTACCGGATCACGGTGCACCAGCTGGAAGAGTTCAATCCGCACCTGCGGCGCTACAAGAGCGGCCACCTGGTGCCGGGGCAGTCGGTGCTCGTGCCGACCAGAGCCGTAGCGGACGCCGCGCGGGCCGTGCCCAATCCGTCGATCGAACTCTACGGCCTCGCCGGCGGCGTCCACGTGGTGCGCAAGGGTGAGACGCTGGGCGGCCTGGCGGCCAAGTACCACACGACCGTGGCCCACATCAAAGCGCTCAATCGACTCCGCCACGACACCATCCGCATCGGGCAGAAGCTACGGATCAGTCGATGA
- a CDS encoding transglycosylase SLT domain-containing protein, whose amino-acid sequence MLLVLYPSPSAELAQAAVVTHERSSSPLSEAATLRSQLAESRGQVNSLQEQLDRANHLISYSSRYGISADLAGKVYDAATGENVDPELAFRLVKLESDFNTRAQSPAGAIGLTQLMPATARFYQKGLRARQLFDADLNLHIGFRYLHSLVEQYHGQIDMALLVYNGGEVAAAAVQASGKSPSSDYTRVLMKGYKGPGIID is encoded by the coding sequence GTGCTCCTGGTCCTCTATCCGTCGCCGTCCGCCGAGCTGGCTCAGGCGGCGGTGGTGACCCATGAGCGCTCCTCGTCCCCGCTCAGCGAAGCGGCGACGCTCCGCAGCCAGTTGGCCGAGTCCCGCGGGCAGGTAAACAGCCTGCAGGAACAGCTCGATCGGGCCAACCACCTGATCAGCTACTCGTCGCGGTACGGCATCTCCGCCGATCTCGCGGGGAAGGTGTACGATGCCGCGACCGGGGAGAATGTGGACCCCGAGTTGGCTTTCCGGCTGGTCAAGCTGGAGAGCGATTTCAACACGCGAGCGCAGAGCCCGGCTGGCGCGATCGGCCTCACGCAGCTCATGCCGGCCACCGCCCGATTCTACCAGAAGGGACTGCGGGCCAGGCAACTGTTCGACGCCGACCTCAACCTGCACATCGGCTTCCGCTACCTGCACTCGCTGGTGGAGCAGTATCACGGCCAGATCGACATGGCATTGCTGGTGTACAATGGCGGCGAGGTGGCAGCCGCCGCCGTGCAGGCTTCGGGCAAGAGCCCATCCAGCGACTACACGCGGGTCCTGATGAAGGGCTACAAGGGCCCCGGCATCATCGACTGA
- the moaC gene encoding cyclic pyranopterin monophosphate synthase MoaC, with the protein MTDRLSHVGPDGEARMVDVSSKPVTVRAARAAGSIRMAAATLDAIEAHSLRKGDVLAVARVAGIMGAKRTAELIPLCHPLPLDDVQVTLTPDRSLPGIRAQATARTTGRTGVEMEAIVAASIALLTVYDMAKAIDRGMTIGEVMLLEKTGGQRGDWSRG; encoded by the coding sequence ATGACCGACCGACTCTCCCACGTGGGACCCGATGGTGAAGCGCGCATGGTCGACGTGTCCTCCAAACCCGTCACCGTGCGCGCGGCCCGGGCCGCGGGGTCCATCCGCATGGCCGCCGCGACCCTCGACGCCATCGAAGCCCATTCATTAAGGAAAGGCGACGTGCTCGCCGTCGCCCGCGTGGCCGGGATCATGGGCGCCAAACGAACCGCCGAGCTGATTCCCCTCTGCCACCCCCTGCCTCTGGACGACGTGCAGGTGACGCTCACGCCTGACCGGTCGCTGCCGGGCATCCGCGCCCAGGCCACCGCGCGGACAACCGGCCGAACTGGGGTGGAAATGGAGGCGATTGTGGCCGCGTCCATCGCCCTCCTCACGGTATACGACATGGCCAAGGCGATCGACCGCGGCATGACGATCGGCGAGGTAATGCTCCTGGAAAAAACAGGTGGACAACGGGGGGACTGGTCCCGAGGTTGA
- a CDS encoding transcriptional regulator, translating into MVAKQSAVPKDDADRGRGARKPAHALTPVRGRSPDEPGSALALDRLIHERMRLGIVSALAVNERLSFNDLKALLETTDGNLSVHARKLEEAGYVTCTKTFEGRMPRTQYALTAAGRRALERYLGHMEALIRATREG; encoded by the coding sequence ATGGTGGCTAAGCAGAGTGCGGTTCCCAAGGACGACGCCGACCGCGGGCGCGGCGCTCGCAAGCCGGCGCACGCGCTCACGCCGGTGCGGGGCAGGTCGCCGGATGAGCCCGGCAGCGCGCTCGCCCTCGACCGCCTGATCCACGAGCGGATGCGGCTGGGCATCGTGAGCGCGTTGGCGGTGAACGAGCGGTTGAGCTTCAACGATCTCAAAGCGCTGCTCGAGACCACGGACGGCAACCTGAGCGTGCACGCCCGCAAGCTCGAGGAGGCCGGTTACGTGACCTGTACCAAGACGTTCGAGGGACGGATGCCCAGGACGCAGTACGCGCTGACGGCCGCCGGCCGGCGCGCATTGGAGCGGTATCTCGGGCATATGGAAGCGCTAATACGCGCGACGCGTGAGGGATAG